A region of the Phoenix dactylifera cultivar Barhee BC4 chromosome 10, palm_55x_up_171113_PBpolish2nd_filt_p, whole genome shotgun sequence genome:
CTTCGAGCTTTTTTTTGTGATCTTTGGGACTCCATGCATGCTGAAATGCTGCCACTGATTTGTCTGTGAGGCGCTCTGTATATAATTTTTTGCTGTTACTTGAATACATCCCAATTATTTTAGCTTTTGCTCAGAGAAGAGAAACAACAGTCCACAAAGCTAAATGTGAGTCCTTTTATTTGGCTCAAAGCTCTAGTACTTTTTTTACAGGATGGTTAGCTGTTCTGATTTTTCAGTCCTTTCTCATTAGGCTGTTATTGTGCACCATTGAGTTATAAATCATCACGGCACTGCCTTTCTTTACTCAAAAGACTAGATCAggaaaaaagaacaagaaatgTTTGATAAAGTAATGTTCCTCTTTCTTTCAAGAGGCTTGTAGATACTGCTATTCCTCCTTCCAGCAGTTCATGGTGCATCGAGCTCTTCACACGAATCAAAGTGAACCCAGATATACACAGTTCTCAAAACATGATGAATATGATTGCTTATGACAGGTCTAAATTTCATAGCCACAACTAATTATGTTCAAAAAACTATAGAATATAGCTAAAATCATACCAGCCTGCTTGTCCAAGCAGGCACTCGATGAGAAACATATGCTAAGCATCGAATGGTGGTGAGGTATATGAGATATGAGATACAAGTTCAAATTGAAAGAATCTAAGAGaaacatcaaacaaggtattagAACATTAAGTATATTGCTTATTCTCACTATGTTAAATAACACGAGATGAATCCACTTTAAATAAAAGCCTTCAATATTTTATAAAGCTTTATACAACAAGAGAAGCACAAAGGTGGATGTGGTGCAAGGAATTTGCTAAAAATTAGCTCTCAGTATCCACTGAAGCATTTGCTGCATTTTGTGTTTCCAGAAGCTTCATTTGGCGTTCTGCGTGTTCTCTTTCGCACTGGCTGATTCCCATGATAATATCAAGCATAGTGCCAGTAGTACCAAAAAAGACCAAGGGTGCCAAGGACTTCTTCCGTATCCCCACTGGGATGGCAACTAAAGCCCCAGCTACTGAGAAGAACCATGTACCAAGCGCACTGCAAGCAAACATGAACATTGAACACCCTGCTTTTACCACTGACCCTAACAGATCTAATTCTGAAGAAAATCAATAAGGAATATATTATTTCATTTCATCTAGTTATTTTAGGAAGGAAGTTTGAATTAATTTGATGTAGTATAATAAGATTCTGGAATATTAGAAATGGTTAAAAGTAAATAAGGAGATCCTTGTTTGAGCTGTACTTGGAATGGAATTTAGTATAATATCTTGGAAGGTTAATTAGGACTGGTTGACCTATGAGGTCATGAATAGAGGTGTCAACAGGTAACGTTTGGCCGTAACCATACCCGAacctaaaatatatttattagatcCAAACCCAATTAAAATTCTACACTCATACCTAATATTGGACCCTAAAAAAGGTCAGGTACGGGTCAAATTTCATGCAAAAATTGGAtatttaatatgttattttggtatacttgaagactttttttttcaaattactTAATGTACCTAAAGTATTACCTCATGAACTGTGAAgcatgaaaatattaaaaaataataaaaaaatatctataaaagggagcatcTGTTCAACTATTGCTTTTGTTATCTAAGCATCCATGTAATCAGAAAACATGAACAATGAAAAAATCCTACAATAATTAAGCTTAGTAAAAAACTAGCATATAGCTTGCACAATGCATGATGTTCTATGTTTTCACCTTTTTCCAACTCTTCTTAAAATGTAATATAAAAATGTAATAAATTACAATATATAGAATGCTTCAAtaaccaaatttcttttgcacatTAAGCAATGAACTTTAATGATTGTTGAGCAAAAACTCCCGTAATTATTACTGGAGTCCACATAGCAAATGGAGAAATTTGCACAATCCGAGCCTCCATGCAAAAACTCCTGTCATTAATATTGGTGTCATCAACTCAACCTCGCACGATGGGCgggatattttttttctccttcctcCAACTATTTTCaaaatacaatataataatgtaacaaattataataaatggAAAGCTTcaatagccaaatttttattACACATTACTAATTCGAATCCCTCGGGTAAAATAAGAACAGCCCCTACATTCAAAGCCCCCTTAAATAATGAACTTTAATGATGACCGAGCACATTAATATTAGTGTCATTAATACTAGCATCCACGTGGCGAATGGACAGCTCTACACAAGCTAACCctccattttagatatatataaaatagataTAGATCACAACATACATATTACAAAAGGACTGCAACAAATAACTTGGCTAGGAATTTGGTAGAACAAGATGAGTTACGATTTCATTTCTTTctacttgattatttttttttatgataaaaaataacaaacacccacatattaatatatgtatgtatttatatatttatgtgtgagcgcatatatgtgtgtgtgtgtgtgtgtatatatatatacatatactcgGGTTAGGTTTTAGGTTTTTGGGTATAGATCTATCTAAACCCAAAACCCGACCCAATAAAACTTAGGTCTAATTTCAGAATCCAAACCCAACCCAATTGCTATTGAGTTTATTTTTCATACCCAAATCCAATATTTGGGGTTGGTTTTGATTTGGGCTAGCAGGTTATGAACCTCCATGGTTCCATTAATACCCTGTTCATGATCTGTGGATCTTATTTGAGCATCCAGGGATTTATAAATAGGAGGATTGATGAAATGGAGCGGCATATCAGAAATTGAATCAATTTGAATTTGGAGGCCATTTTCCCTCAAAGGAAATCAGAAGTCCCCCCCTCTAAATTACCTTTGTCCTTATTCTCTCTTTTTAACATTGCGACTAGTGTGATCTTATCATATACCAATACACATACATACTACTCATATGATAAATATGAAACTATGACATATGGGCAGATTACACAATCAAGTGCATCTTGTGAGAATCTTGTTTGGTCTTATACCagttctttttcatctttaggTTTTTGTTGCCATGTCTCAAATAGAAAGATTGATTTGTATGTGAAAATAAATGCCTAGCATGTTCGAACTTCATTACAGATGACAATGGTTACATGTGAAAAAATCATATGAACTACCAGGTCAGATAGTACCATAAGATGCAAATAAGTTATCCTTGAAGTTACGAAGTTTCCTATCCTAACACTGTATGCCTAGTATCTTACATATCCTATGTGTGTGTTTTGGTCGCTTAAACTTCCATTTCTTCCATAATTCATCTCAGTAGCAGTTTTGTTCaaaaattttgatgccttgctaagaaaaaaaaattgtcataGTTATATTTAGAAGAAACCGTTGCTGCTTATAATGTGAGCTGAATCCTACTAGCAACAATTGCATTGAGATTTTTTTATGAATTAAAACTACAATATGCATAGATCTCACAATCATACTGAACCATATAAGCTTTCAGTTTGTTGGATTATCCTGTTCTATGCTTTCATGTTGAACAAACATTAACTTGGTGAAACAATACCACTTCATGTGCATGCCTTAAAGTCTACAGctcaaagttctcaagaaaagttgccTTGAGTTTGCCTATTTAGCTAATGCATGCAAAAAGAAAACAGGTGTAAGTACTTGTAATCCATGCAATAGGATGCAAAGGATTTTATTGGAAAAATTGAGAAAGTATAGGCTGGATGATGAAAAAGGCTATAATTATATCAGTTGGCTTCCTTCAGCTGTATTCCAGAAAGTTGGGGATGTAATGATTTCTTGTGGCATTAGCTAGGTGAATTTTCAAAGTGCCTGCTATCAGCATGACAGTCCACATTCCTTCTGATTATCATGGTTTGCTGGCTTATATGTTTCTAATATTAGTGATATATAAATAAGGTTCAAACTACAAATGTTTTTTCCCTTCAGGAAAAGAGAGgcaaagctcaactacaaatGCTAAAAACATTGCACCTAAAGTTCAGTAACAGCTTTTTGGTATTTTTCTAAGCTATAGATCAAGAAAATTAGACAATAAATTGATTAGAATGAGTTGCCTCTGAAATTAATTTGCATTCTTGAGA
Encoded here:
- the LOC103723157 gene encoding uncharacterized protein LOC103723157, encoding MTTIGGGFGGTQDNVKQLEDCSVSNALGTWFFSVAGALVAIPVGIRKKSLAPLVFFGTTGTMLDIIMGISQCEREHAERQMKLLETQNAANASVDTES